One part of the Prosthecobacter vanneervenii genome encodes these proteins:
- a CDS encoding PVC-type heme-binding CxxCH protein, with translation MPSPRFTTLTSLLLLTTPFLTPALAINEKNAGPEKVELKFKLPPPTPLSWEEEMKTFKIEKGFRIELVASEPMIESPIAVSFDDQGRLYVVEMRGYMHDLAGAGETEPTGRISLLEDTDGDGRMDKATAFLDKLVMPRAVMAVNGGVLVAEPPNLLFCKDTDGDGKADVKEVVTSDYGTLGGQPEHMANTPVWAMDNAIWSAGYSTRFKLRGGVWQKDSGLGRGQWGLCQDNYGRLYFNYNSDMLRADLLPTEAFTRNPLLRNASSINAKVAADQTLFPSHPTPGVNRGYDPKSLRADGTLTKPTGTCGALIYRGDAFPAAYRGNAFIPEPCANLVKRFTMSENDGIVKATNTAKTTEFLTSTDERFRPVNAADGPDGALYIVDMYRGIIQHQSFLTHYLIANIKDRKLETPFNQGRIWRIVPDTKERPQPVKVSKEAKMLTHANGWVRDTAQRLIVESSDSSAIPSLKELLASDSPITRLHALWTLDGLSAATPDLLRTALTDKDAQVRAAAVRISGRDLAPDLIALTSEKDALVLAHLAIKLTSFNLPDADTAVAKLLSINGKNALVREGALTGLRGREAAFAKLLAAQLSKSNSASITPVIEALGALLASANKAGPFEDMLELAAAQPQGGAIQVAAIKGLATSSADPKSKTTPKLLWLEAEPATLKTLKTAMTDKTSAKLFTSVEARLAWPGKPGAPPPPKIVPLNEAQTALYEKGKTIYATLCAACHQPHGFGLDGLAPPLVDSEWVLGKAELPARIIMHGLAGPVKVGGRSFNLAMPPLPQLTDEDVAGVLTYIRREWEHNASPVDTKAVTAIRTQTKGRTVMWTEQELKNLGKKPSSK, from the coding sequence ATGCCTTCCCCCAGGTTTACCACCCTCACGTCGCTGCTACTGCTGACGACACCCTTCCTCACTCCCGCTCTGGCCATTAATGAAAAGAACGCCGGCCCGGAAAAGGTCGAGCTGAAGTTCAAGCTTCCGCCTCCCACCCCTCTCTCTTGGGAGGAGGAGATGAAGACCTTCAAAATCGAGAAAGGCTTCCGCATCGAGCTCGTGGCCAGCGAGCCCATGATCGAGTCCCCCATAGCAGTGAGTTTTGATGACCAGGGCCGCCTCTACGTGGTGGAAATGCGCGGCTACATGCACGACCTCGCCGGCGCTGGCGAAACCGAGCCCACCGGCCGCATCTCCCTGCTGGAAGACACCGATGGCGACGGCCGCATGGACAAGGCCACTGCGTTTCTCGACAAGCTCGTCATGCCCCGCGCGGTCATGGCCGTGAACGGCGGCGTCCTCGTTGCCGAGCCGCCCAATCTCTTGTTCTGCAAAGACACCGACGGCGATGGCAAGGCCGATGTGAAAGAGGTCGTGACCAGTGACTACGGCACCCTCGGCGGCCAGCCTGAGCACATGGCCAACACTCCAGTCTGGGCCATGGACAACGCCATCTGGAGCGCCGGTTACTCCACCCGCTTCAAGCTGCGCGGCGGCGTGTGGCAAAAAGACAGCGGCCTCGGTCGCGGCCAGTGGGGCCTCTGCCAGGACAACTACGGCAGACTCTACTTCAACTACAACTCAGACATGCTGCGCGCAGACCTCCTGCCCACGGAGGCCTTCACTCGTAATCCGCTCCTGCGCAACGCCTCCAGCATCAACGCCAAGGTGGCTGCGGATCAGACGCTCTTTCCCTCCCACCCCACACCAGGAGTAAACCGTGGCTATGATCCCAAATCTCTCCGCGCCGACGGCACGCTGACCAAGCCCACCGGCACCTGCGGCGCACTCATTTATCGTGGCGATGCCTTCCCTGCCGCCTATCGCGGCAACGCCTTCATTCCCGAGCCCTGCGCCAATCTGGTGAAGCGCTTCACCATGAGCGAAAATGACGGCATCGTGAAGGCCACCAATACGGCCAAGACCACCGAATTCCTCACCTCCACCGATGAGCGCTTCCGCCCCGTAAACGCCGCCGATGGCCCCGACGGAGCACTCTACATCGTGGACATGTATCGCGGCATCATCCAGCACCAGAGCTTCCTCACACACTACCTCATCGCCAACATCAAGGACCGCAAGCTGGAGACTCCCTTCAATCAGGGCCGCATCTGGCGCATCGTGCCAGACACCAAGGAGCGCCCGCAGCCCGTGAAGGTAAGCAAGGAAGCCAAGATGCTCACGCACGCCAACGGCTGGGTGCGCGACACCGCCCAGCGCCTCATCGTGGAATCCAGCGATTCCTCCGCCATTCCATCGCTGAAAGAGCTACTCGCCAGCGACTCTCCGATCACACGTCTGCACGCCCTGTGGACGCTCGACGGCCTCTCCGCCGCCACACCAGATCTGCTCCGCACCGCGCTCACAGACAAAGACGCCCAGGTGCGCGCCGCCGCCGTGCGCATTTCCGGTCGCGACCTCGCACCCGACCTCATCGCGCTCACCTCCGAAAAAGACGCCCTCGTTCTCGCGCATCTCGCCATCAAGCTCACCTCCTTCAATCTCCCAGATGCCGACACCGCCGTGGCCAAGCTGCTCTCCATCAACGGTAAAAACGCCCTCGTCCGCGAAGGTGCCCTGACCGGCCTGCGTGGCAGAGAGGCAGCCTTTGCCAAGCTGCTGGCCGCCCAGCTTTCCAAATCCAACAGCGCCAGCATCACCCCTGTGATCGAGGCACTCGGCGCTCTGCTGGCATCCGCCAACAAGGCCGGTCCTTTTGAAGACATGCTTGAGCTGGCCGCAGCACAGCCGCAGGGCGGTGCCATTCAGGTGGCCGCCATCAAGGGCCTCGCCACTAGCAGCGCTGATCCAAAATCCAAAACCACGCCCAAACTGCTCTGGCTGGAAGCCGAGCCCGCCACGCTCAAAACGCTGAAAACCGCGATGACGGACAAGACCTCTGCCAAACTCTTCACCAGCGTGGAGGCCCGTCTCGCCTGGCCCGGCAAACCCGGCGCACCACCACCGCCGAAAATCGTTCCTCTAAACGAAGCGCAGACCGCCCTCTATGAGAAAGGCAAAACCATCTACGCCACCCTCTGCGCCGCCTGCCATCAGCCTCACGGCTTTGGTCTGGACGGCCTGGCCCCGCCGCTGGTGGACAGCGAGTGGGTGCTCGGCAAAGCGGAGCTGCCCGCGCGCATCATCATGCACGGACTCGCCGGTCCGGTGAAAGTCGGGGGCCGCAGTTTCAATCTGGCCATGCCTCCCCTGCCCCAGCTTACCGATGAAGATGTCGCTGGTGTGCTCACCTACATCCGCCGCGAATGGGAGCACAATGCCTCCCCTGTGGACACCAAGGCAGTCACTGCCATCCGCACACAAACCAAAGGCCGCACGGTCATGTGGACGGAACAAGAATTGAAAAATTTGGGCAAGAAACCGAGTTCAAAGTAA
- a CDS encoding DUF1501 domain-containing protein produces MQTPSPLHRRAFLGRTSQGLGAVALASLLEHTQAAPTRGVLGTLPLPQKAKRVIWLTMAGGPSHLETFDPKPKLAEMDGKPMPESFTKGQQLAQLQGKPLNCFGPQHPFAKFGKSQIEICSLLPQIGSVIDDICLIRSMTTDAINHDPAHMFMNTGSQIAGRPSMGSWITYGLGTEASDLPGFVVLTSLGKGGQNQPIAARQWSSGFLPSKYQGVQLRAQGDPVLYLTNPGGISRDQQGRDVAAINALNKQRSSLVDDPEIATRIAQYEMAFQMQASVPDLMDVSAEGAKTLELYGCQPGDGSFASNCLLARRLAERGTRFIQLYHKDWDHHGGVKEGVALKAQEIDRACMALITDLKQRGMLEETLIVWAGEFGRTPMSQGGSGRDHHNKAMSVWLAGAGIQGGIVHGSTDDLGYAAIDKVTTVHDLHATMLHQLGIQHDAFSFKFQGLDARLSGVEGAKVIKDILA; encoded by the coding sequence ATGCAAACGCCATCCCCGCTCCATCGTCGCGCCTTCCTCGGCAGAACCTCCCAGGGTCTTGGAGCGGTGGCACTTGCCTCCCTGCTTGAGCACACCCAGGCCGCTCCCACACGAGGCGTCCTGGGCACCCTGCCCCTGCCGCAAAAAGCCAAGCGCGTCATCTGGCTCACCATGGCAGGTGGCCCCTCCCATCTGGAGACCTTTGATCCCAAGCCCAAGCTGGCTGAAATGGACGGCAAGCCCATGCCTGAGTCCTTCACCAAGGGCCAGCAGCTTGCGCAGCTCCAGGGCAAACCCCTGAACTGCTTCGGCCCGCAGCATCCCTTTGCCAAGTTTGGCAAAAGCCAGATCGAAATTTGCTCTCTCCTCCCGCAGATCGGCAGCGTTATCGACGACATCTGCCTCATCCGCTCCATGACGACGGATGCCATCAATCACGATCCGGCGCACATGTTCATGAATACCGGCTCGCAGATCGCCGGACGCCCCAGCATGGGCTCATGGATCACCTACGGTCTGGGCACCGAGGCCTCAGACCTTCCAGGCTTCGTCGTCCTGACATCTCTCGGCAAAGGCGGCCAGAATCAGCCCATCGCCGCCCGCCAGTGGAGCAGCGGCTTCCTTCCCTCCAAATACCAGGGCGTGCAGCTTCGCGCTCAGGGCGACCCCGTTTTGTATCTCACAAATCCCGGTGGCATCTCTCGCGATCAGCAGGGCCGCGATGTCGCCGCCATCAATGCGCTCAACAAGCAGCGCAGCAGCCTGGTGGACGATCCCGAGATCGCCACCCGCATCGCCCAGTACGAAATGGCCTTCCAGATGCAGGCCAGCGTGCCAGACCTGATGGATGTCAGTGCTGAAGGCGCAAAAACTCTGGAGCTCTACGGCTGCCAGCCCGGCGACGGCTCCTTTGCCTCCAACTGCCTCCTCGCACGCCGTCTGGCAGAGCGCGGCACCCGCTTCATCCAGCTCTATCACAAAGACTGGGACCACCACGGTGGTGTCAAAGAAGGCGTGGCCCTCAAGGCGCAGGAGATCGACCGCGCCTGCATGGCGCTCATCACCGATCTCAAGCAGCGCGGCATGCTGGAGGAGACTCTCATCGTCTGGGCTGGCGAATTTGGCCGTACCCCGATGTCCCAGGGAGGCAGCGGCCGCGACCACCACAACAAGGCCATGTCCGTCTGGCTTGCAGGCGCAGGCATCCAGGGAGGCATCGTCCACGGCTCCACCGACGATCTAGGCTACGCCGCCATCGACAAAGTCACCACCGTTCACGATCTCCACGCCACCATGCTGCATCAGCTCGGCATTCAGCACGATGCTTTCAGCTTCAAGTTCCAGGGCCTGGACGCACGCCTCAGCGGCGTGGAGGGAGCCAAGGTCATCAAAGACATTCTCGCGTGA
- a CDS encoding alpha/beta hydrolase, translating into MSFRTFESASIGNGIHHVTVKSAALHRRADISFYVPPDAAVEKLPLIILLHGVYGSHWAWLYKGRAHEVLDRLIKEENFPPMMLAMPSDGLWGDGSGYVRHRDADYASWIVDEVPDAAAEIDARCLGATRFISGLSMGGYGALRLGLLNPKKFTAISAHSSITYVPPQMRDFVEESLVEFEITETDPLAVIECAKLAPRLPHLRFDCGSEDILIEHNRTLHNDLQAAGIPHVYEEFPGGHTWDYWHEHLADTLRFFRACLTL; encoded by the coding sequence ATGAGCTTTCGCACCTTCGAATCCGCCTCCATCGGCAACGGCATTCATCACGTCACGGTCAAATCCGCCGCACTGCACCGCCGCGCAGACATCAGCTTTTACGTTCCTCCTGATGCTGCTGTAGAAAAGCTCCCCCTCATCATACTCCTGCACGGAGTTTACGGCAGTCACTGGGCCTGGTTGTACAAAGGCCGCGCGCATGAGGTGCTGGACCGGCTCATCAAAGAGGAAAACTTTCCTCCCATGATGCTGGCCATGCCCTCCGACGGCCTCTGGGGAGACGGCTCCGGCTACGTACGGCACCGCGATGCCGACTACGCAAGCTGGATCGTCGATGAAGTACCTGACGCCGCTGCTGAGATCGATGCACGCTGTCTGGGTGCCACGCGTTTCATTAGCGGCCTCTCGATGGGTGGATATGGAGCCCTGCGCCTGGGACTGCTGAATCCGAAGAAATTCACAGCCATCAGCGCACACAGCAGCATCACTTACGTACCCCCGCAAATGCGCGATTTTGTGGAGGAGTCACTGGTAGAATTTGAGATCACAGAAACAGACCCGCTGGCGGTCATCGAATGCGCCAAGCTCGCCCCACGCCTGCCCCACTTGCGTTTCGACTGCGGCTCAGAAGACATCCTCATCGAGCACAACCGCACGCTTCACAACGACCTGCAGGCAGCTGGCATTCCCCATGTTTACGAAGAGTTTCCCGGCGGTCACACCTGGGACTACTGGCACGAGCATCTGGCAGACACGCTCCGCTTTTTCAGAGCCTGCCTCACGCTCTAG
- a CDS encoding polymer-forming cytoskeletal protein, with translation MLDPFATLEEAGFSLRRAGGMDRLAGWSPELIAGMDWARVSELARAIATEAGCEVAGSRVMPDGAVHFGMIEEPKSAKAQRAMVKTVPWNEWGATPETVQRFAQEVGGARNVRGILIAPGGFSPAALRAAQELRIEAVDAAGLDAAVRALPREKSDYLFVITTAGDFSVPSCPVCLKKLQRVEQEAFELPSRLFDMDGLIADNVVCDRLEVAAGCDVTFLHEVKARAISVSGHVAGDFVCEGPVILESGGTLSGTVAARSLVVRDGGQLLGQFRILEGELGSFVKPVVRWHWRCAGEEGKRECAWVVFEPHE, from the coding sequence ATGCTCGACCCGTTTGCCACCCTGGAAGAAGCTGGCTTCTCGCTACGGCGGGCCGGGGGCATGGACAGACTGGCCGGGTGGTCGCCGGAGCTGATCGCGGGCATGGACTGGGCACGGGTGTCTGAGCTGGCACGTGCGATCGCGACCGAGGCGGGCTGCGAAGTGGCTGGATCTCGTGTGATGCCAGATGGGGCGGTGCATTTTGGCATGATCGAGGAGCCCAAATCCGCCAAGGCCCAGCGAGCGATGGTGAAGACGGTGCCATGGAACGAGTGGGGGGCGACACCGGAGACAGTGCAGAGGTTTGCCCAGGAGGTGGGGGGGGCACGCAATGTACGGGGGATTTTGATCGCGCCGGGGGGATTCAGCCCTGCGGCGTTGCGAGCGGCTCAGGAGCTGCGGATTGAGGCGGTGGATGCTGCAGGTCTGGACGCTGCCGTGCGTGCTCTGCCGAGGGAGAAGAGCGACTATCTCTTTGTCATTACGACCGCAGGGGACTTTTCCGTGCCGTCATGCCCGGTGTGCCTGAAAAAGCTGCAACGGGTGGAGCAGGAGGCCTTTGAGCTGCCATCGCGACTTTTCGACATGGACGGGCTGATTGCCGACAACGTGGTATGCGACCGTCTGGAGGTGGCGGCGGGGTGCGACGTGACATTTTTGCATGAGGTGAAGGCGCGGGCGATCAGCGTTTCCGGGCATGTGGCAGGGGATTTTGTGTGTGAAGGCCCCGTGATTCTGGAAAGCGGAGGTACGCTCTCCGGTACGGTGGCTGCACGATCGCTCGTGGTGCGGGATGGTGGGCAGCTGCTCGGGCAGTTCCGCATCCTGGAGGGGGAGCTGGGCTCCTTTGTCAAACCAGTGGTCCGCTGGCACTGGCGCTGTGCAGGGGAAGAGGGCAAACGCGAGTGCGCCTGGGTGGTGTTTGAGCCGCACGAATGA
- the metX gene encoding homoserine O-acetyltransferase MetX, producing MSKAVKTEETKFFHTGSAAEPFTFASGVQLPGITVAYETYGKLNAAKSNAILLFHALSGSQHAAGVTTDVPGTDGRWTEDCHNGWWDLFVGPDKALDTKRYFIICANYLGGCYGSSGPASINPATGKPYGSDFPEVRTSDVVKSQLALLDSLGIKQLHAVIGASVGGLLAINLATLHPERVKLVVPIASGCRTTVLTRLTLFEQVLAIENDPHFRGGNFYDGAAPEYGLALARMISHKTFVHLDAIERRARQDVKNGGDTLSWYRVQHNVESYMLHQGKKFVKRFDANTYLRIADMWLRYDPLRDAGVQTYPELFARSAAAGQHYLVFSIDSDFCFYPEEQAELVSHLEKAEVSNMHITVHSDKGHDSFLLEPQLYTPHLSFLLEGRWNKGSLARPVPEVE from the coding sequence ATGTCGAAGGCAGTCAAAACCGAAGAAACGAAATTTTTCCACACTGGAAGCGCCGCTGAACCATTCACTTTTGCCTCCGGCGTGCAGCTGCCCGGCATTACCGTGGCCTACGAGACCTACGGAAAGCTCAATGCCGCCAAATCCAATGCCATCCTGCTGTTTCACGCCCTCTCCGGCAGCCAACATGCAGCAGGTGTCACCACCGACGTCCCCGGCACAGACGGCCGCTGGACGGAGGACTGCCACAATGGCTGGTGGGATCTTTTCGTCGGCCCGGACAAGGCGCTCGACACCAAACGCTACTTCATCATCTGCGCCAACTACCTCGGCGGCTGCTACGGCAGCAGCGGCCCGGCCTCCATCAACCCGGCCACTGGCAAGCCCTACGGCAGCGACTTCCCCGAGGTGCGCACCAGCGATGTCGTCAAATCCCAGCTGGCTCTGCTGGACTCCCTGGGCATCAAACAGCTCCATGCCGTCATCGGTGCCTCTGTCGGCGGCCTGCTGGCCATCAATCTCGCCACTCTCCACCCCGAACGCGTCAAGCTCGTAGTCCCCATCGCCAGCGGCTGCCGCACCACAGTGCTCACCCGTCTGACGCTGTTTGAGCAGGTCCTGGCCATCGAGAACGACCCACACTTCCGCGGCGGCAATTTCTATGACGGTGCAGCTCCTGAATACGGTCTCGCCCTCGCTCGCATGATCAGCCACAAGACGTTCGTCCACCTGGATGCCATCGAGCGTCGCGCCCGGCAGGACGTCAAAAACGGTGGCGACACCCTCTCGTGGTACCGCGTGCAGCACAATGTGGAGAGCTACATGCTGCATCAGGGCAAAAAGTTCGTGAAACGCTTCGACGCCAACACCTACCTGCGCATCGCCGACATGTGGTTGCGCTACGATCCTCTGCGGGACGCAGGCGTGCAGACCTACCCGGAGCTTTTTGCGCGCAGCGCCGCTGCAGGACAGCACTACCTGGTCTTCAGCATCGACAGCGATTTCTGCTTCTATCCCGAGGAGCAGGCCGAGCTGGTCAGCCACCTCGAAAAAGCCGAGGTGTCCAACATGCACATCACCGTGCACTCAGACAAAGGCCACGATTCCTTCCTCCTGGAACCTCAGCTCTACACCCCCCACCTCTCCTTCCTGCTGGAAGGCCGCTGGAACAAAGGCTCCCTTGCCCGCCCGGTGCCGGAGGTGGAATAA
- a CDS encoding MBL fold metallo-hydrolase: protein MSFHLTFLGTGTSVGIPVIGCDCAVCRSTDPRDKRMRSSVYIRTPEASWVVDTGPDFRMQCLRENIRSLDAAIFTHPHMDHLTGFDDLRRFTVEADHFLPIYGTAECLAVLERMFIYAFNGENRYRGYLKPFPKPVHGPFHIGETTLTPLPVQHGKVDTIGYLFTRGGKKLCAYIPDCKTLLPHTIELLHGVDTLIIDALRHTPHPTHMSFSESLEVQRMLQPRQTWFTHIQCEIMHSVEDPKLPPGVNIAYDGLKLEWNVQ, encoded by the coding sequence ATGTCCTTTCACCTCACATTCCTCGGCACCGGCACCTCTGTCGGTATTCCGGTGATTGGCTGTGACTGTGCCGTCTGCCGCAGCACAGACCCCAGGGACAAACGCATGCGCAGCTCGGTTTACATCCGCACGCCGGAGGCCTCCTGGGTGGTGGATACCGGCCCCGACTTCCGCATGCAATGTTTGCGGGAAAACATTCGCAGCCTGGATGCCGCCATCTTCACGCATCCGCACATGGACCATCTCACCGGCTTTGATGACCTGCGCCGCTTCACCGTGGAGGCGGATCATTTTTTACCAATCTATGGTACCGCGGAATGCCTCGCCGTGCTGGAGCGCATGTTCATCTATGCCTTCAATGGGGAGAATCGCTACCGGGGCTACCTCAAGCCTTTTCCCAAGCCGGTTCACGGCCCATTCCACATCGGCGAGACCACCCTCACTCCGCTGCCTGTGCAGCATGGCAAGGTGGACACCATCGGCTATCTCTTCACACGCGGTGGCAAAAAGCTCTGCGCTTACATCCCGGACTGCAAGACCCTTCTACCACACACGATCGAGCTGCTCCACGGCGTGGACACACTCATCATCGACGCTCTCCGCCATACCCCGCATCCCACGCACATGAGCTTCAGCGAGAGCCTTGAGGTCCAGCGCATGCTACAGCCCCGTCAGACCTGGTTCACCCACATCCAGTGCGAGATCATGCACTCCGTGGAGGATCCGAAGCTGCCGCCTGGGGTGAACATCGCCTACGACGGGCTCAAACTGGAATGGAACGTGCAATGA
- a CDS encoding TIGR03790 family protein, whose amino-acid sequence MTSNFPLPINEPPAARVASGRCKFRHLIPALLIIPALTLSAHAQNIPEWNAAAETAVVFNADFPGSAELASYYAEQRHIPKERLIGLHCSKEDSISRGEFETQIRGPLLQMFESRHWWNAVPPTPGTPSQPTEKVRVLAIMRGVPFQIRRSAQNPKQSQEDEASVDSELAVLGLAKPPIQGGLRNPYFNQPSRFPLAQNTAGLLLVGRLDGPDDATVKRMIDDALAAEQSGLLGRAVIDLALKTGAYQEGEDWLKTCADSYRRAGIPVYIDHSEAVLRDHWPLPDTILYFGWYTDHISGALASPEFRFKRGAIACHLHSFSAGIIRTHDQAWVGPLLSHGAAVTFGNVFEPYLALTMHFDIFNKRLLEGFTVAEAAWSATPALSWMNVVLGDPLYRPFGKALGTKLGDGPDRDYALYHGMMQRLAGEPDGHVKTALTEFAEKRQRPRLLELTALLASLQSKLPQALDLLEHAESTAKEPAELLRLRLYRAEILRRSDKADAARSLLRTLLKEDPFKDLPARAAADSLLKDMGG is encoded by the coding sequence ATGACGAGCAACTTCCCACTGCCCATCAACGAGCCGCCTGCGGCCAGAGTGGCATCGGGCCGGTGTAAATTTCGTCATCTCATCCCAGCGCTGCTCATTATTCCCGCGCTGACTCTTTCCGCCCACGCTCAAAACATTCCTGAGTGGAATGCGGCGGCGGAGACTGCCGTAGTCTTCAACGCCGACTTCCCGGGCTCCGCAGAGCTCGCCTCCTATTACGCCGAGCAGCGCCATATCCCCAAGGAGCGTCTCATAGGCCTGCACTGTTCCAAGGAGGACTCCATCTCGCGTGGCGAGTTCGAGACTCAGATTCGAGGCCCTCTGCTGCAGATGTTTGAGTCCAGACACTGGTGGAATGCGGTGCCTCCCACCCCTGGCACTCCATCTCAGCCCACCGAAAAGGTCCGCGTGCTGGCGATCATGCGCGGCGTGCCTTTCCAGATCCGACGTTCAGCACAAAACCCCAAACAATCCCAGGAGGACGAAGCCAGTGTGGACTCCGAACTGGCAGTGCTCGGGCTTGCCAAACCACCGATCCAAGGCGGCCTGCGCAATCCTTACTTCAACCAGCCATCTCGCTTTCCCCTGGCTCAAAACACCGCTGGCCTGCTGCTCGTAGGCAGACTGGACGGACCGGATGACGCCACCGTAAAGCGCATGATCGATGACGCGCTCGCAGCTGAGCAATCAGGCTTGCTCGGGCGTGCCGTCATTGATCTCGCACTGAAAACAGGGGCTTATCAGGAAGGAGAGGACTGGTTGAAAACCTGCGCAGACTCCTACCGCCGCGCTGGCATCCCGGTTTATATCGACCACTCAGAGGCAGTCCTTCGAGATCACTGGCCGCTGCCAGACACCATCCTCTACTTTGGCTGGTACACCGATCACATCTCCGGAGCCCTGGCTTCTCCCGAGTTTCGTTTCAAGCGCGGGGCCATCGCCTGCCACCTGCACTCTTTCAGCGCCGGCATCATCCGCACGCACGATCAGGCCTGGGTCGGCCCGCTGCTGTCCCATGGGGCCGCTGTCACATTCGGCAATGTGTTCGAGCCCTATCTGGCCCTCACCATGCATTTCGACATCTTCAACAAACGCCTCCTCGAAGGCTTCACCGTGGCCGAGGCCGCCTGGAGTGCCACCCCGGCTCTCTCTTGGATGAATGTCGTCCTTGGCGACCCTCTTTATCGTCCTTTCGGCAAAGCCCTTGGCACCAAGCTCGGAGACGGACCAGATCGTGACTACGCCCTCTATCATGGCATGATGCAGCGCCTGGCAGGCGAGCCCGACGGCCACGTCAAAACCGCACTGACCGAGTTTGCCGAAAAGCGCCAGCGCCCCCGCCTCCTGGAGCTCACCGCCCTGCTAGCCTCGCTTCAGTCCAAGCTGCCTCAGGCGCTCGATCTTCTGGAGCATGCTGAATCCACCGCCAAAGAGCCAGCCGAGCTGCTCAGGCTGCGTCTTTACCGCGCCGAAATTCTCCGCCGCAGTGACAAAGCCGATGCCGCGCGCAGCCTGCTGCGCACTCTGCTGAAAGAGGACCCGTTTAAAGACCTGCCCGCCAGAGCCGCCGCAGATTCCCTGCTCAAAGATATGGGCGGCTGA
- a CDS encoding outer membrane protein assembly factor BamB family protein, which produces MKTTTTVLLSLCLALQASAEIRTWKDASGTHEIQAELVSVAGGKVTLKRQNGTLVTLGLTALSKEDQALLSGGSSGAAPGDWPQWRGPARDDVSKETGLLKKWPADGPKRVWVNEDAGLGYSSFAVVGGKLYTMGLYDAEEKLICIDTSTGKKLWETPVGPILKNGWGDGPRATPTVANGKVYATNGTGEIICADAATGKKVWEKSLTKDLGGKIQGWGYTESPLVDGDLVIVTPGGSKGAVAALDAKTGNVEWQTSDVPENAQYSSVIPITQGGEREYVQLLMNSIMGVSKAGKVLWKTEFPGKTAVIPTPIYSEGQVYVAAGYGVGCKSVKIEGGSVSELYSNTNMVNHHGGVVLIDGLLYGYSDKGGWTCQDFKTGEIIWQEKGIGKGAVTYADGKLYCLSEDTGTVALVEATKKGWQEISSFKLSATSSQRNPKGKIWTHPVISNGKLYLRDQEFISCYDVKG; this is translated from the coding sequence ATGAAGACCACCACGACTGTACTCTTGTCCCTTTGCCTCGCTCTCCAGGCCAGCGCAGAAATCCGCACCTGGAAGGACGCCTCCGGCACCCACGAAATCCAGGCCGAACTCGTCAGCGTGGCGGGTGGAAAAGTCACCCTCAAGCGCCAGAACGGCACGCTGGTCACCCTGGGGCTCACCGCTCTTAGCAAAGAAGACCAGGCCCTGCTCAGCGGTGGCTCCAGCGGCGCTGCACCAGGCGACTGGCCGCAGTGGCGTGGCCCTGCCCGCGATGACGTCTCCAAGGAAACCGGTCTTCTCAAAAAATGGCCCGCTGACGGCCCCAAACGTGTCTGGGTGAATGAAGACGCTGGCCTCGGCTACTCCAGCTTTGCCGTCGTCGGTGGCAAGCTCTACACCATGGGCCTCTATGACGCAGAGGAGAAGCTCATCTGCATCGACACCTCCACCGGCAAGAAGCTATGGGAGACTCCCGTGGGCCCCATTTTGAAAAACGGCTGGGGAGACGGCCCTCGCGCCACCCCCACCGTGGCCAATGGCAAAGTCTATGCCACCAACGGCACCGGTGAAATCATCTGCGCCGATGCCGCCACCGGCAAGAAGGTCTGGGAAAAGAGCCTGACCAAGGACCTCGGCGGTAAAATCCAAGGCTGGGGCTACACCGAGTCCCCTCTCGTGGATGGCGATCTCGTCATCGTGACCCCCGGCGGCTCCAAGGGTGCCGTGGCTGCACTCGATGCCAAGACCGGCAACGTGGAGTGGCAGACCAGTGATGTGCCGGAAAATGCGCAGTACTCCTCCGTCATCCCCATCACTCAGGGCGGCGAACGCGAATACGTGCAGCTTCTCATGAACAGCATCATGGGCGTCTCCAAAGCGGGCAAGGTGCTTTGGAAAACAGAGTTCCCCGGCAAGACCGCAGTCATCCCCACTCCCATCTACAGCGAAGGCCAGGTCTATGTGGCCGCTGGTTACGGCGTGGGCTGCAAATCGGTGAAAATCGAAGGCGGCAGCGTCAGCGAACTCTACTCCAATACGAACATGGTCAACCACCACGGCGGCGTCGTCCTCATCGATGGCCTGCTCTACGGCTACTCAGACAAAGGCGGCTGGACCTGCCAGGACTTCAAAACCGGCGAGATCATCTGGCAGGAAAAGGGCATCGGCAAAGGCGCTGTCACATATGCTGACGGCAAGCTCTACTGCCTCTCGGAAGACACCGGCACCGTCGCTCTTGTCGAGGCCACCAAGAAAGGCTGGCAGGAAATCAGCAGCTTCAAGCTCTCAGCCACCTCCTCTCAGCGCAATCCCAAAGGCAAGATCTGGACCCACCCCGTCATCTCAAACGGCAAGCTCTATCTGCGTGACCAGGAGTTCATCTCCTGCTACGATGTGAAAGGCTGA